The following are encoded in a window of Coregonus clupeaformis isolate EN_2021a chromosome 22, ASM2061545v1, whole genome shotgun sequence genomic DNA:
- the primpol gene encoding DNA-directed primase/polymerase protein, with product MNKGDWGNRLKKVEQLAQSFQQCPLSSRYKPRLSRPWQPSSIWKLFPRQCMAINFGQSCREDVHVFALEKEQAKMGQRIFLVTSYSELWHYYSTYRQSLMHCYEVIPEGAVCKLYFDLEFHRPSNKGFDGKCMVASLIQYVCEKLEEVYGIECSGKDVLNLDSSTEEKFSRHLIFILPNAAFKDNLHVGHFIHFILQPVLSMQRRGSELENDVGGVTEDSDKRGLIGSPQAKRPRQEERDLSFLLVKNKDGQEGLFVDLGVYTKNRNFRLYKSSKVGKNAAFTVAEDNKFITKPKRNVSAEECLFQSSLISNVSFTGQKILTWDLHEERDGICPKPHAQLGSTSHCVSDSLGGYQCSPHKEVDNFVLSVVKKDGIQGSIRRWNYFVSEQLLVYDILKYRWCQNVDRFHKSNNIMILVDLKEEVWYQKCHDPACKSFRSSSYPLPQDICLSYLITMDEEDQAYLMDDVGNIELSQTPPAEKYQGGSAATLPQGEGRDPWGDKPDDQAYLEALEDVERNTGDLAEDDVPDELLLQTMTEFESLKDLCLSGH from the exons ATGAACAAGGGTGATTGGGGAAACAGATTGAAGAAGGTGGAACAACTAGCTCAGTCCTTCCAGCAGTGTCCTTTGTCCTCGCGCTACAAACCTAGGCTGTCCAGGCCATGGCAGCCGTCCTCCATATGGAAGCTCTTCCCTCGTCAATGTATGGCTATCAACTTTGGCCAGAGTTGCAGAGAG GACGTACACGTGTTTGCACTTGAGAAGGAACAGGCCAAGATGGGTCAGAGGATCTTCCTGGTCACCAGTTACAGTGAGCTATGgcattactacag TACCTACAGGCAATCTCTGATGCATTGCTATGAGGTGATCCCCGAGGGGGCCGTTTGCAAGCTGTATTTTGACTTGGAGTTCCACAGGCCCTCCAATAAGGGCTTTGATGGGAAGTGCATGGTGGCCTCCCTCATCCAG tatgtgtgtgagaaGCTGGAGGAGGTGTATGGGATTGAGTGCTCTGGGAAAGATGTTCTGAACCTTGACTCCAGCACCGAGGAAAAATTCAGTCGCCATCTCATCTTCATTTTACCAAATGCAGCTTTTAAGGATAACCTACATGTCG GGCACTTTATCCATTTCATTCTGCAGCCAGTGCTGAGCATGCAAAGGAGGGGAAGTGAACTTGAGAATGACGTGGGTGGTGTCACAGAGGACAGTGACAAAAG ggGGCTGATTGGAAGTCCACAGGCCAAGAGGcccagacaggaagagagggaccTCAGCTTCCTGTTGGTGAAAAACAAGGACGGACAGGAGGGGCTTTTTGTTGACCTCG GTGTGTACACCAAGAACAGAAACTTCCGTCTCTACAAGTCATCCAAGGTGGGGAAGAATGCAGCCTTCACTGTTGCCGAGGACAACAAGTTCATCACCAAACCTAAAAGGAACGTCTCTGCAGAGGAGTGCTTGTTCCAGTCCTCCTTAATCAGCAACGTGAG TTTCACCGGTCAGAAGATTCTGACATGGGACCTCCATGAAGAGAGGGACGGGATATGCCCCAAGCCTCATGCTCAGCTGGGTTCGACTTCACACTGTGTTTCAG ACTCTTTGGGAGGCTACCAGTGTTCTCCTCACAAAGAAGTGGACAACTTCGTTCTTTCTGTGGTGAAAAAGGATGGCATCCAAGGAA GCATACGACGGTGGAACTACTTTGTATCAGAGCAGTTACTTGTCTATGACATCCTGAAGTACCGCTGGTGTCAGAATGTGGACCGGTTCCACAAAAGCAACAACATCAT GATTCTGGTGGATCTCAAAGAGGAGGTCTGGTACCAGAAGTGTCACGACCCTGCTTGCAAGAGCTTCAGATCTTCCA GTTACCCATTACCACAGGACATCTGCCTTAGCTACCTCATAACAATG GATGAGGAGGACCAGGCGTATCTGATGGACGACGTGGGAAACATCGAGCTCAGCCAGACACCCCCAGCTGAGAAGTACCAGGGGGGCTCGGCAGCAACACTTCCCCAGGGAGAAGGCCGCGATCCCTGGGGAGATAAGCCAGACGACCAGGCCTACCTGGAGGCCCTGGAGGATGTCGAGAGAAACACAGGCGATTTGGCAGAGGATGATGTCCCAGATGAGCTTCTGCTCCAAACCATGACTGAGTTTGAGTCCCTCAAAGATTTGTGCTTGTCGGGCCACTAA